The nucleotide window GAAACATCATAACAAATTTACTTTTCTTAAGAATAAATACTTTTTTGTGTAATAAGAACAAATCTTTTCTTTATTATCCTTAATGAAACTGAGAATCTTATCTATTTCTACTATATTATTCTTTCAAGAAAACTTTTCACatacttgattttttttctttttatttaaactaatttttgttttttacagtGGAGAGgacctattaaaattaactgaggaTGTAGACTTCTTCATTTACTCAACAAATCTTGTTAGGCACCTTGTAAATCCAGCACTGACCAACAGTAGAGTCGGACTGCAGGTTTTCATCAATGTCATTTGGTGGACGAAAATGAATAAAGTGACAAGAATATATCATAAAAGTAATTAAGCTGTTAGGCATGACCGAAAATGACACACAATTTTATTCCAAACCGAATTAAGTAGGTCAAACAGtacaatataaaaaactattagTTGAGATCAAATTATTGTAGCATCCTATAGATAAACCCAAAaacatttcaatcttttttcaagtttttaaatttagtgattaataatttttaatggtacacacccgtgtatggaggcatacatgaccatgtataaTTAACAAAAAGTCAATTAGTGGATTAGATTGTGATCGTGACGAAACAAGAGATTGTCATAATTATGCAACTAGATACATGACCACGTATGGCctatacatgcccatgtatcgCATCTTagggataaaataaaaacacgaTAACCGTAACTTTCTTTCATTATCTTCTATAATCGTAAAAAAGGAGAAAGTGTGAGATAgagaaaagatatttttgtcgCCTGTAGAGCTACCAGCGATCACCAAAATCACTATAGCCATGCAAGAGAAACATTTTCATCAGAATTCGAGTAAGTGGAGTAGCTTCCCTTGTTTGGTTATGTAATCTTTgaaatgtttttgttatatacaTGATCTAGGATGTTTAGATATAGTAGTGATGATCTTGTTGATGAAATTGATGATGATATGCAAACATGAAGAGTTATACACATGCGTAATCTATTGATTGTATGAATGTTTAGGTTTTGACTTTATTGATGCCTTAGAGTCATGTATATGTACTTCGATTAAATAAATCATGTAAATATCATGCTTAGGGTGCATAAAGACTTTTGTGTGTGTCGTAGAATAAGTAATCTTACCAGAATTATGATCCAAGAAGCGTAGAAATCCTAAGGTGCAATTTTCAAATCATGACACACGGTCGTGTATGGTCGTATACACGGTCATGtgttgtttcaaaaattttgaaagtctaAAAATTTTGCACTCGTTTGAAGGGGAGAAATGCATGATTGTGTGGTACAGGACACACGTTTATGTATGACTTTTTAAAAGTGGATGACGAGCATTAGAGGATACGTGGCTTGCACATGTGGATCATTGTGCATAGGAGGGTGTCTAAGTTAACTCCCCATGTGCACCTACTTTATGCACAACCATGTGTTAAGTGACACACGTTTGTGTATATGGGTTAGAAGACACATAAGTGTAGATAGAAAAACACATGACTGTATACCTTTAGACCAAGACAAAAGATGATTTTGCCCCTTAGCTATGTGCATAGAAGGGGAGAGTTAtgtaagaagaataatgagctATTAGAGCATAatgaattcaagaaagacatagatAAGGTATCCGACTATATGGATGATGGTACAAACTTAGATCCAGTCAAATTCAAGTCGAAAGTCAACAACCTTAAGGCTAATGTCATataactagatagtcaccaacTATGTGCATAAATGATGATAATCGTGGAAGCAATAGGTTTGGACACCTATAAGATGCATCATACACTTAGAGCCAAGGTGCGTAGCCACCTAGTTTagtttaggtgtgcatggtaaggatgtgACTTTTAAATATTCCTCATGTGATCAGTGAgatgcaccacatatgtacTCGAGGTAGGGGCCATCTCCGGATAGTTAGTCAGCAGTTTTGATCAAGTTATGTGATAAGGGAAGAAACTactattagagatttttttgtGTGATCAGGGTATCCTAGTTAGAAACCTAATAGAGCATTTGACATGTGTGCAAGACACAATAGTAGGTTTCACTAGGACATCAAATATGTTGATTTCAGCTTGGGTCTTCGCAACTTCCATGGATGATTCATGTTAAGACACCGAGGTATCATAATGTAACCATAATCAACATACAAATGTAACACAAGATTTAGCATcagttatttataatagttttgggtGCCAAAAGGCCAccacttactgagttttactcatATGTTTTCTTTCATATGTTTATAGGTAGAGATGAGTAGTGAGACACATGAGAGATCCAACGGTCCAATTAGTAGTTGCACAAGGAGAAAGGCCCtttgttattcaatttttatcagACATATagctattattatttttttattattatcattgttgTTAGTACTTTCAGACATATAGAATCATTTGAGTATTAATTAAcaaagtgtttttattacattacttttttgcatgttttataattatgattatgcatTAAAGTTTCTAAATAGTTTTGTTGTGCACGCGTCTTCTGTCATATTCTCATCAGAGGTTTGTATCTGGAGAGAAGTGTTATAATTATTCTACCCAATGATTGTGGATTAGACATATTAGTTACACTTTTCAACCAAAGAACAACACAAAAGGCTCCTTAACCAATTCAAAATACAGAAATAGAAAGTATCATTGAAAAACCCAATGAAAGTGTAGAAATTAGGTCTAATAGACCACCAAGAATAAGTATGGATAATACCCAAACTTTATTTTCAAGATTACTCTATTCACCTTAATTACATTACACTTAGACTCATAATATTATTGAGTCAAGACGATGTTCTTTGTCCGGAGAAGGCGTCGGAaaaggggagagagagaaaCTTGTTGGTGATGCACCGGAAAagggaggaaaaaaaaactttaaggaaaaaatgaaatatttcaaagttgaaaattattagttttttaaatttaaaaaaacatgtaaaatattttattatttttaatatatttttaatgaaataataattttatctataaaacttaactaattctattaattttagttatttataaataaatattgagtttttattaattattgtgaatgaatattaagtttttaataattaataaatactactCTGAAAATACGATAAACTGCAAGTGGGAGTAAATCTTTTGGCCGAATTTAAAACAAGTGGAGTAAAAGAGTAGCTTTACACGTCGGTACAGTCCTCCACTCTTCTCTTTCTCCTCGTGCAACCTCCACCTGCCCTCATCATGGAATTCattgtgtttattattattttattatattcaaaatgtaCCGTTGGTTCTTTCAATATAAACACGGTCTGTGAATTGTACATCCAAGGCCAGGAACCACAAGAGTAACACGTCCCTGCTGTGAGGTAGCTGTGGCTTTCCAGAGAAGGAAAATCAACTCAGGTCAGTCCATGCTGCTTTTACATTTTATTCATGATTCTCCTTGGCTCAACAGCCATATTTACTATTGTTATCCTCCTTTTATTTTAGAACAGTGAACTGGAAGATGACTGCTGTCTTTAAACATGGAGACCTGATCCAAAAGTTGCTAAATGACACTGATGCAAGCCAGGAGGTCGAGTCTGTTCCTGATCGTTGCTTTATATACAGGGTGCCTGAATGTATTCGAACAGGAAATGAAGAACTTCACACTCCTGTGTTAATTTCTATTGGTCCTCTTCATcataacaaacaaaaattgGCCGTTATGGAAAATAAGAAGAAACAGTATGTGAAAAGTTTTCTTCAACGAACAACATTTCAGAGAATAGATCATATTCTAAGTTTTATCAAGGACAATGAAAAAACCATCCGTGCTTGTTATGCAGAAGCATCCACACTTGGGAGTTCTGAGTTTGTGATGATGATCCTATATGATTCTATCTTCATCATTGAGCTCTTCCTTATAGAGAAATTGCAAGATCGATGTGACATATCAGCAGATAAAATTTCACTATGCAGAGACTTGCTGTTATTGGAAAATCAACTTCCACACTTTGTGCTTCAGGGAATATACAAGTTAGCTGTCGATGGCAGTGACATAAATTTTCCCTTCATGGAGCTTTCTCGTAACTTCTTTGCGCGATCAACAAGTGTGGAGCAAAGTGGCGTCTTTTCGGATTTCACACGTGTGGAGTCAAGTACATTCTCGGCCGAGTCAGTTAAACATTTCACAGATTGGAAAAGAATCATTCTGCTCAAAGGGTACCTAACATTTCAGGTCTTGTCCGATCGGATCGACAATTTACCTTGTGCAGTGAAGCTTTATGCGTCAGGAGTAAAGTTTAAGAGTATTACTAACGCACCATATCGGAGTTTATTCAAGGTAAGTTTTGAAAAGCAAAAGCAGCTGATACCATTTTTTGAAGTTCTTGAATTGAAAATACCACATTTTCTAGTAGATGAGAGGACCGAACATCTACTCGGAAACATTATTGCTATGGAGAAGTGTCTTTATCCAGATAAAGCTCGGGTTTGCAATTATGTTGAACTGATGGCCTATCTTATGAGAACTGAAGAGGATGTGGATTTGCTTGTTAAAAAAGGAATAATTTCCAATAAAATGAGTAACAATGCTTCAGTGGCAAATATGTTTAAGAAACTTAATGTACTTCATGGACCATCGCCATACTATGGGGTATGCGAGGAGCTCAAAAAGCACTACAACAATCCGTGGAACAGAGCCAAGGTAAATTTGAAAACAGGAACTTTGAAAAGAGTATATCAACTGTTGCGGCAATAATACTTTTGCTTCTAACTATCGTATAAACCGTATGTTCTATCTTGCAAATtgtgtaattttaattgatatttgtattaGACCCAAAATCTACTTGTGTTAGTGTAATTTTCAGTTTCAAGGttcttgtattaataataacaaaaaaattttaagacatGGATCACAAAATAAGGCCATTCCGCTTCTTGGCAATTCATTACACAACAATTTAGTTCGGTTCTTACTGTTTCCACTAAGAATAATCAGATTTTGCAGATTTTTAACATCTCAATCTGTCTGCATGACTGCATTAGTCTTCCAACATGTTCGTAGAAGATACGACCAAGTCTTAGATTTCTTACCTTTGGCTTTGGCAATTGGTTTTGCCTTGAAAGGCAGGAAGGTCTTGCCACCCATGAATAGCTGTAAGACTTCCGGTACTTCATCACCATCTTCCTTTTGGTAGTTCTCAAGGATACAGCAAATGGTCCTCTCCGTTGCCGTGAGTGTAGAGTTCAACAAGTGCACATATTGCTTCGTATGTTCATTGCTCTGCAATATTTTATAGTTACAAAAGCATAATCGTGAGTTTGTAAGAATTCTAGCcacagaaaaaatattaaattatatgttgtTTCATGGAAAGTGTATAAGGGCAGCAAACTACACATCATTTGGCTTTGCCTGCACTAACTAGGAACGGGTAAACAGAACACACCTTTTTCTGACCATATCGAATCTCCAATCTTCTCGATTGATAATTTGTACAGTTCGAACATGATACCAACTCTCCATAGGTTTGCGATGCAGGAAACCATCCTTCCAAATTGTAAAAATGCAATCACAATATCTTCCGACGAATAGCTGCCTTTATACAGTTCGAACATGTACAACATTAGGTTGCCTTTGTACCCCATGCGGAAGATATTCATACAACAAATCCGCACAAgttcaaattgtgaaaatgCAATCACAATGCAAAACAGCTACATAACAAACACTCATGGATATATTTATGTTGACTATATTCACGTCAGCAAGCACATATAGAAAATTCTGCTTCAGCATCCAAATACAATAGTAAGTGTTCTAAGAATTTCAGTTAGGCTGTGTTTGCTGGCACAAATTTCAGCAATCTAGTTGTATGCAGACCAATCTGAAGGCCACCATATTACATACTCAACAAACTCAATTTCAGTTCATAAACTCTTGATCCAACGCCTATTACCATGGCAAAGAACCAATAACTAAAcgcattaaaaaaaattgtccaaGTTTCAAAAATATTGGCCACTCAATAATgccagatttttttaaatagaaataaagaattaaaaaaaaagttcatttttgtttagcaataaaactatatatacccatttttgttacacaatttgtgtatacaaatgaagtgttattatgtaattggatgtttctttatcatatgatgacatgttttaaaatcatctaattacatgatgacatatcactgtgtatataaattgtgcaccaaaaataagtacacatagtattgctctttgtTTAGTTCTtctgctaatttttttttgctcAGTACAATGTTGATATCTTTTCCATTTCTAGCTGCTTTAGTAGGCTCTTATATTCTCAATTCTGCCGATGATTTCCTAGCTACCAAACAGAACATAAACATTAACGAcatcaaaatccaaaaaaagTCTCAATTTtgagggaaattaattaaaataggcacgcAATTTACCACGTAAATCCTTTTCGATAAAATTTCGgtagttttacctttttaaacaaaccttattttctatttcaatAATACCTTTTATCCTATTTCTTCATATCCAGATTAGTTTTCATcagaaaatcttttttttttgagagtatattgattaaatttaatttttttgtaatcgTTAAGATTTACagataaaaaacagattaatttctGATGTAATGTTGATATTCACATACTTTTagaaaatgatgaacataactaCACAGAGAATGCGTATGGGTTGTCCACAAGTGCTAAAGGTGTGCATtcttttgaaagggtgcgaaaaTATGCAAAAGGGTGTGTGCTTTTTGAAAAGGGTACATTTTTCTGAAAGGATGCAAAATTGTCATGGGGTGCACGAAAATGTGAAGGGTCAcataaaaatgtgaaggggtgcatgaaacTGTGAAGGGTACGTAAAAATGTGAAGgagtgcatgaaaatacaaacaggtgcgtaaaaatacaaatgggcatatgaaaatacaaatgggtgcataaaaatataaacaagtgcgtataaatacaaacaaagGGTGTGTATAAATACAAACGgttgcataaaaatacaaatgggtacgtaaaaatacaaacgggtgtgtgaaaatatatactagtgcatgaaaatataaatgggtgcataaaaatataaatgtgtgtgtaaaaatacaaacgggtgcttAGAATATAAAATGGGTGTgcgaaaatataaaaaatatatattatattttttttatatatatattataatataataataatatattttatatatgttaatcaGGTGTGGGCAAAAGGGTGTGTCCCTTTGCATTTTtatgcacccctttatatataaaatattatatattaataatataatatataatatattatattatataatatattattattattatgtatttgtttgtatttttatactcccttttatattttcacgtactcgtttgtatttttatatacccgtttatatttttacgtatttgtttgtattttcacgcacctcttCCTagtttcacgcacccttttatagttttacgcaccctttcacatttttacACACCCCTTCACAGTTTTATGCACTATTTTATACTTTCACGCACTCATTCACAGTTTCAGACactctttcatattttcacgtACTCCTTCATAGTTTCACGCACCTCTTTacactttcacgcaccccttcacagttTTATGTACGCTTTACAGTTTTACACACCCTAAACCCTACACTTTCATACAACCCTTCATagtttcacgcacccttttataATTTCATACACCCATTTACACTTTCATGCACCCTTCACTGTTTCATACACCTATTTACAGTTTCATGCACTCCTTTACACATTCACACACCTCTTCATagtttcacgcacccttttacactttcacgcacccttCCACACTTTTACGCACCTCTTCACATTTCCACGCATTCTTTTACACTTTTCCGCATCCTTTCACAGTTTTATGCACTCTTTTAtactttcacgcaccccttcacagttTCATGCACCTCTttacaatttcaagcactcctTCATagtttcacgcaccctttcataggttcacgcacccctttacatttttgtatattttcatattattttgcacattttcacaccctttcaaaaaaacacgcaccctttcaaaagAATGCAACCCTTTAGCACTTGTGCACACCCCACATGCAGTCTGTGTAATTATGTTTatcatttctaaatataaactattacatcataaattaatttgtttttgatttgtaaatcttaataattacattaaaattaaacttattttgtatactctcaaaaaataaaagatttttctgTAAAAACTAATCTGGATAGACAGAAATAGGATAAAAGGTATTgttgtaatataaaataaagtttgtttaaaaagataaaactatataaattttGCTAAAAAAGGTTTATGTGGCAAATTCcatgcctattttaattaatttccccaaTTTTGAGCTTAGCTATTTTGAAACTAGCACAACTTAACTTTCCCTTCACCCCCTCACAGGCTGCAAAGTTATGGCTAAACTCCatgacatatttatttatcaattgtataaattagagaaaaaattttaagcgtataaatatgagatttaaacttttaaaattttattgatattatattcaaGTCAAACGAAATTGAACAATATTAaacttcaattcaaatttggttcCATACAAATCTAATTACTAATTGCATACAAACAACCAATCTGCTCACGGTCCCAATTCATTGTGAGGAGCATACGTAATTCTCAAACTATAAGGGTTATagtaaactaaaaaaatactcGTAATATGGTAAAAATAgactagtttttttttcttattaatttttttaattttatccagATCgggtaatttttcatttatgttgcaaagttaatataatttataaatttatattttaaaataatattatatattttttactatattaACACTCGAAGGAAGAATCCAAATATTAGTGTGAGAGCGAAGAGTTCATATCCAAACTGAACATTAACATGATGAAAGGATTGATAACATTAgcagataattaaaattttaaacttctaataaaatttcaaaataaattcattaaaatccaAAATCTACACATTTTTCTAACCTTGCAATTGTATACTCTTCACCAGTTTTAACTATGGGTAAACACGTTTTAAGAATAACCGGACCAGAAAATCCATTTTAAACTTCTTGGAGAGGTAAAGGCAAGTTGACTTGATTTTTATGCACGTGATGTAACAATTAGATAAAGCCGGGGAGATTGTGACAAGTCAAAAAGCCATAACCATGCAGGagaaaacttgaatttgaatacAGAATATGGAGAAGTGAGTGGTAACAAGAACCCAGATATTGCACAATGAACATTTtgacaaccaaaaatcaaccaacttattattattattattttatgagatATGACTCTATAACTCACCCGTCACCATTACAAAGAAGTAAAAATGATATACTCATCtgtttttttcacaaaatttctttttttacccCTTCCTTTATGGGTGTTTGTTCTCTTGATCCACCCAAtcacatataaataaatgagtAATACAACTTTTTTCCACACTGAATTGCTATGCTACAGCTTTCACTAAAAGAATGGCAATCGATTTTAAGTAAGGCAATATGGAATCTGaaaatttgtttgatcaatCAGGCACTGTAGTCGTCAGGTTCCCAGAAACTCGAACTGTGGCTTTTTCTACCAGACACAGTCCCTATGTCTGCAATTGATGCCCCAGAAGCTTTATTATCCAACTGGGATTCATTGGACAACTGAGGCTGCAGAATTTCtcaatagaaaatttcaacttcCACTAGCATCCTTATTAGTGAACATGCAGGCGCGGTAAGTTTGGAGGATTAGTTGTTTCAAGATTTGCCCACAAGTTTGCGAGGGGTAGGAAATAGTGCTTACCATTCCATACCACCATTTTCATATCTGATACATGCAATCAAATAGAAACTTGGAAGATGAGACACAGAATTCAAAAACATGGTTGTGATTTCAATCAAGTTGAGACATTTATGAATTGTTACCTGGCACTGCTCCAGAACTTAGGAAAGATAGCCGACAGGTAAGTTCTTGTCCAGAGAAAACATGGTTATGAAATGCAAGTGCTTCAAGATCATGAATATGCCTGATGGATTCCAGTAATTCCTTGGGAGTTACATTATACTCAAAACCTGTCGGATCAGAAATATTTCTGACAGCCTCTTCAAGTCCTGAACTTGACCATAAGGTAAAACACTCGCTTAGAAGAGTGAACATGTCAGATGAAACAAACTTGCCAAAAGACACAGGTTGACCAATTTGAAAGTAAGATGAAATTTAGATAGCATACAGATTTCCATTAATGTAAATTTCCTCAATGTTGGCTCCTAAGCACAAACAATTGAATTGCCAAAGATCCAGTCACTGAGTTTTAAGAAACACACACAGCCAATCAAATGAGTTAAACCTGAATATCAATGCGACAAAGAAAATGCTGACACTAAAGCAGGACAAATTGGAGCTCACTTTGACTCATTTTACAAATATGAGGAAGCTTTCACTAAGTACATTGTCCAAAATCTAGATCGTagttaattacatttaaaagGAGTCTAAGTAATTTATTACCGTATCATTCGATCCACTTTCTGAAAAAGCATCCCTGAATTCCTATAAGGTTTCTCTTTTCTCAACATTGCCAATAACAGATGTAGAATCTAGTCCATTTTCATTATCATTCTTCTGCTTGTTTTTTGACAATGAACTGGAAGTACCATCTGGTGCCACAGAACTTTTGCTGAAATCAAAACCAAAGTCAAATTGACCAGTTTTTTGAGAGATGCCATTTGATGAAGCAAATAAATTTGTAGGAACCTGTGCCCATTTTCAAAGACAAATGCCCACTGAGCTCCCTCAGAATTCCCAGTCCCTTTGTTGTCGCCCTTCAAATGAAAGGATGTCAGTCCATTACAaaccaaatgaaaataaaatcaaaagtcatatatgtatatatttaatgatgcTTAGaaatacaaaacataaaatcaatgcataataacaaatatagcttaaaattttaaacaaactcCCTCACCAAGTACACAACACATGAATGCAAAATTAAGTACTAGGCAGTACCGATAGTAGATAAAGACAGTTAATTATTCCCAAACTTCCTAATAAAGATTCTTTCAACTGTCATAATTCAGAAATCTCTAAAATACTTATACTGTTACAATCCATAAAAGACAAATTACTACAATATAACATTCAATAAGCTATATTCAAAACTTCTATTTCACAGTTCACGACTTCAACAAGAATATTCCTTGTGTTAGCCTTAAGCGAAAAATCTATATTCAAACTACAAAAccccaacaaaacaaaaatgaagattCCAAACTCAAACAGAGGCAATTAAAAAAACCAATGAAAAATCAGATTAAATCAAGAGAAATAGATTTACCTTAATATTCCTATCGCCAGACCATGGTTCTGGTTTTGCATCCTTAAACTCCCactcatcatcttcttcaaaatCCTCACTCTAGTCAACTAGACTTGAACTTAATCCATTTGCATCCTTATTTACTCCATTATCACTTGAACTTAACCCATTTAAGTTTGAACCCCACACATTCCAACTTGAATTAAGTCCATCAACATTTGGCATTGGTACATTTTCAGGTTTCACCTCGTGTTGACTCTGGTTCAAAAAGTTTGCCATAAAACAgcaatttaacaatttaattaaCTCAGATAACAAAAACTCATAatcttgaaaaattttctttttatgagcaaaaaaaaaaaaaaatcactatcACATTACAAAGTTTAAAGTGAATTACGacttttatgtttaattttcagAGCAATATTTGCATAATCAGTTGCATGTTCTGCAAGTTTTTAACTTCAACATGGCAAGTTCATGTTTTTTGCAAGATTAACCCCCATCTaaccttataattttttttttaattttctttccatttcCACGATTTTATCAACAATTAAACAGAATTacgttaaaattaaaatctccATTTGGTAATTTAGTCTCTGCAGCCTTGAATGGCCACCCATCATCATCCTGATCTAAAACCGGATTAAACCCATTTGAATCCAAATTAATCTTCGAATCCATTCCATTCAAACCCAAATTCGATACACTTCCCTTCAAGTCCGACCCTTTTGAATCCAGATTCAACCCATAAGAACGCCAATCCTCCAACCCGTTTATTTCATAATTCGACACACTCCTCTTCAAATCCAACCCCTTTGATTCCGATTTCAACCCATAAGGATcccaattttccaattttaaaccCGAACAGTTTGAATCCAAATTTGATGCACTTCTCTTCAAACCCAATCCATTTGAGTCCAAATTCAAACCCGCACCACTTACCACCTTGCTCGGCTCGCTCCCAGCATATAAATTCGAAATCAGATCGCTCATATTTAACTCCGATCCCACCTTTTTCTCAGTTTTTTTCAACACGGTTGCACCATTAAATAATAAACCCGGCTCACTCGATTCATCGTCCTTCTCTTCCTCTCCAAACAACGACAACGGCAACGCGCCCTGGG belongs to Mangifera indica cultivar Alphonso chromosome 2, CATAS_Mindica_2.1, whole genome shotgun sequence and includes:
- the LOC123204012 gene encoding uncharacterized protein LOC123204012, coding for MTAAFENGDLVKELLIDINENLKPEPNPDRCCIFKVPKKIRTVKEELYTFELISIGPLHHGKPELADMEMKKKQFMKSFLQRTTTEKIDKIFSYIKDNEEQIHACYAETSTLRSPEFVLMILYDYKIDDYWGDFVTPASFSRCETLPVKSLDPIHLSVRRRADGLINDVAQPDLVPSRNRVQWEKTQGALPLSLFGEEEKDDESSEPGLLFNGATVLKKTEKKVGSELNMSDLISNLYAGSEPSKVVSGAGLNLDSNGLGLKRSASNLDSNCSGLKLENWDPYGLKSESKGLDLKRSVSNYEINGLEDWRSYGLNLDSKGSDLKGSVSNLGLNGMDSKINLDSNGFNPVLDQDDDGWPFKAAETKLPNGDFNFNSQHEVKPENVPMPNVDGLNSSWNVWGSNLNGLSSSDNGVNKDANGLSSSLVD
- the LOC123203962 gene encoding UPF0481 protein At3g47200-like, which translates into the protein MTAVFKHGDLIQKLLNDTDASQEVESVPDRCFIYRVPECIRTGNEELHTPVLISIGPLHHNKQKLAVMENKKKQYVKSFLQRTTFQRIDHILSFIKDNEKTIRACYAEASTLGSSEFVMMILYDSIFIIELFLIEKLQDRCDISADKISLCRDLLLLENQLPHFVLQGIYKLAVDGSDINFPFMELSRNFFARSTSVEQSGVFSDFTRVESSTFSAESVKHFTDWKRIILLKGYLTFQVLSDRIDNLPCAVKLYASGVKFKSITNAPYRSLFKVSFEKQKQLIPFFEVLELKIPHFLVDERTEHLLGNIIAMEKCLYPDKARVCNYVELMAYLMRTEEDVDLLVKKGIISNKMSNNASVANMFKKLNVLHGPSPYYGVCEELKKHYNNPWNRAKVNLKTGTLKRVYQLLRQ